The Sporomusa termitida genome has a window encoding:
- the pepF gene encoding oligoendopeptidase F produces MSQTATALPARDEIQSEYKWQIEDIYASEQLWRADFAKVKSAIPTVANYKGTLAQSPATLAACLQLRDEINILAGKLFAYARLQRDENSANAKYQALVGKTESLLAETGAAAAFIKPEILAMPAAVLATYRQDQALAEYSFYFDNLIRQKQHILSPGEEEILARSVEITQAAETAFNMLAHADMTFPEIKGEDGKILTLSEGRYRALIMSADRRVRKDAFTGLFGAYHAFRNTFAATLSGCVKKNIFYARTRKYNTTLESSLADDNIAVGVYDNLLTTVNNNLAPLHRYIDLKKKALKLDKLHMYDLYTPLAPAVTFTVTYQEGQKLVQDSLAPLGPEYTGILQQGLTSGWIDVYENKGKQSGAYCWGVYGVHPFVLLNYNDRLEDVSTLAHEMGHAIHSYYSQATQPYATSQYTIFTAEVASTTNEILLNDFLLKTTKDPRKKLYLINQYLEMVRATVYRQTMFAEFEKLIYDQAENGETLTADLLEELWHALNVKYYGPAIVIDPEIDIEWARIPHFYANFYVYQYVTGFSAATTLAEQMLTKSDGAQERYLNFLKSGGSDYPLTILKNAGVDMFTPQPVELTLNKFANMLDELEKTITNS; encoded by the coding sequence ATGTCGCAAACCGCCACAGCATTGCCAGCCCGTGATGAAATACAAAGTGAGTATAAATGGCAGATTGAAGATATTTATGCCAGTGAACAGTTATGGCGAGCCGATTTCGCTAAGGTAAAAAGCGCTATCCCCACTGTGGCTAACTATAAAGGGACCCTGGCCCAGTCGCCGGCAACCCTGGCCGCTTGCTTACAACTGCGGGATGAAATCAATATCCTGGCCGGCAAACTGTTTGCCTATGCCCGCCTGCAGCGGGATGAGAACTCAGCCAACGCCAAATATCAGGCCCTTGTTGGCAAAACCGAAAGCCTGCTGGCAGAAACAGGGGCGGCCGCCGCCTTTATCAAACCGGAAATCCTGGCTATGCCGGCGGCGGTACTGGCAACCTACCGGCAAGACCAGGCGCTAGCCGAATACAGCTTTTATTTTGACAATCTGATCCGCCAAAAACAGCATATCTTATCTCCGGGCGAGGAAGAAATCCTGGCCCGTTCTGTCGAAATCACCCAAGCGGCCGAGACAGCCTTTAATATGCTGGCCCATGCCGATATGACATTTCCGGAGATAAAAGGCGAAGACGGCAAAATCCTCACCCTAAGTGAGGGCCGTTATCGCGCCCTTATTATGTCGGCCGACCGGCGCGTGCGTAAAGATGCTTTTACCGGCTTATTCGGCGCTTACCATGCGTTCCGCAATACCTTTGCCGCTACCTTGTCAGGCTGTGTCAAAAAGAATATTTTTTATGCCCGGACCCGCAAATATAACACAACACTGGAATCCTCCCTGGCTGATGACAATATCGCGGTAGGCGTCTATGACAACCTGCTTACCACCGTGAATAACAATCTGGCCCCCCTGCACCGCTATATTGATCTTAAAAAAAAGGCGTTAAAGCTTGATAAGCTTCATATGTATGACTTATACACCCCGCTGGCCCCAGCCGTAACATTTACGGTAACCTACCAGGAGGGACAAAAATTAGTACAGGACAGCCTGGCGCCACTGGGGCCCGAATATACCGGTATTTTACAGCAGGGGTTAACGTCAGGCTGGATTGATGTTTATGAGAATAAAGGCAAGCAATCCGGTGCCTATTGCTGGGGTGTGTACGGCGTCCACCCGTTTGTGCTCCTCAACTATAATGACCGCCTTGAGGATGTAAGCACATTAGCCCATGAAATGGGTCATGCCATTCACAGTTATTACAGCCAGGCTACCCAGCCTTACGCTACTTCCCAGTACACCATCTTTACGGCCGAGGTAGCTTCCACAACCAATGAAATTTTATTGAACGATTTCCTGTTAAAAACAACTAAGGATCCCCGCAAGAAATTGTATTTGATCAATCAATACCTGGAGATGGTACGGGCAACCGTGTATCGGCAAACGATGTTTGCCGAGTTTGAAAAACTCATTTATGACCAAGCGGAAAATGGTGAAACCCTGACAGCTGATTTGCTTGAGGAATTATGGCACGCCCTGAATGTTAAATATTACGGGCCTGCTATCGTTATTGATCCTGAAATTGATATTGAATGGGCCAGAATCCCCCATTTTTATGCCAATTTTTATGTTTATCAATATGTTACCGGCTTCTCGGCCGCCACAACCCTGGCTGAACAAATGTTGACTAAAAGCGACGGTGCCCAGGAACGTTATCTAAATTTTTTAAAAAGCGGCGGCTCAGATTATCCGCTTACTATCCTTAAAAATGCAGGTGTTGACATGTTTACACCTCAGCCGGTTGAGCTTACACTGAACAAGTTCGCCAATATGCTGGATGAACTGGAAAAAACAATAACCAACTCTTGA
- a CDS encoding zinc-ribbon domain containing protein — protein sequence MDFQDKDLSCKECGSAFTFTASEQSFYAEKGFQNDPSRCPDCRAARKRQNGGRMGGGNVRPQREMFDATCSACGIQTQVPFRPTAGKPVYCRDCFQANR from the coding sequence ATGGATTTTCAAGACAAAGACCTTTCCTGTAAAGAATGCGGTTCCGCTTTTACGTTCACTGCATCAGAACAATCTTTTTACGCTGAGAAGGGTTTTCAGAACGATCCTTCCCGTTGCCCGGATTGTCGTGCAGCTAGAAAACGTCAAAATGGTGGTCGCATGGGTGGCGGCAATGTTCGTCCTCAACGGGAAATGTTCGATGCTACCTGCAGTGCCTGTGGCATTCAGACTCAGGTTCCTTTCCGGCCTACTGCCGGAAAACCTGTATATTGCCGCGATTGCTTTCAAGCTAACAGATAA
- the ligD gene encoding non-homologous end-joining DNA ligase produces MPIIKPMLAKPGLLPDEQDKCSFEIKWDGIRALFYLEQNNYKLLSRNLKDITGQYPELHTLAKEAGSSYTDLILDGEIVAFDSSGLPSFSRLQHRMGLTQAQTIREMMAKVPAHYMIFDILLLNGHSLLHKTYSERRALLESLRLDGAHWQTPGYKTGDGREILAASRKLGLEGIIAKRLDSSYQPGKRSGAWLKIKNQHRQELLICGWVPGQGTRAGTIGALLIGYYDVLPQIAAARGVPQQLLYAGKAGTGFTLDFLAILSQRLELIKRQTNPFAQDPAVKNAHFVEPVLIGEFEFTEWTPNHTLRHPSFKGLREDKDPRQVIRED; encoded by the coding sequence ATGCCGATAATTAAACCGATGCTGGCAAAACCTGGTTTATTGCCTGACGAACAAGACAAATGCAGCTTTGAAATCAAATGGGACGGTATCAGGGCCCTCTTCTATCTGGAGCAAAACAACTACAAGCTGCTAAGCCGCAACCTTAAGGATATAACCGGCCAGTATCCCGAATTACACACATTGGCTAAAGAAGCAGGCAGCAGCTATACTGATCTCATTCTCGACGGCGAAATTGTGGCTTTTGATTCGTCTGGCCTCCCCTCTTTTTCCCGCCTGCAGCACCGCATGGGACTCACCCAGGCGCAAACGATCCGGGAAATGATGGCGAAGGTGCCGGCACATTATATGATCTTTGACATTTTGTTGCTTAATGGCCATTCGCTCCTGCATAAAACCTACAGCGAGCGGCGGGCTTTACTGGAAAGCCTGCGTCTAGACGGTGCTCACTGGCAGACCCCTGGCTATAAAACAGGGGACGGCCGTGAGATCCTGGCTGCCAGCCGCAAACTTGGTCTGGAAGGAATTATCGCCAAACGTCTTGACAGCAGCTATCAACCGGGCAAACGCAGCGGCGCCTGGCTCAAAATAAAAAACCAGCACCGCCAGGAATTGCTGATCTGCGGCTGGGTTCCCGGACAGGGAACGCGCGCCGGGACAATTGGGGCCTTACTTATTGGTTATTATGACGTCTTGCCGCAAATCGCCGCCGCCAGAGGTGTTCCCCAGCAGTTATTGTACGCCGGCAAGGCCGGCACGGGTTTTACCCTGGATTTCCTGGCAATACTAAGCCAGCGTCTGGAATTGATAAAAAGACAAACCAATCCGTTTGCCCAGGATCCGGCTGTCAAAAACGCTCACTTTGTCGAGCCGGTCTTAATCGGCGAGTTTGAATTTACAGAATGGACCCCGAATCACACCCTGCGCCATCCGTCTTTTAAAGGTTTGAGAGAAGATAAAGATCCTCGCCAGGTAATTCGCGAAGACTAA
- a CDS encoding Ku protein has translation MPRPMWSGSISFGLVNIPVKLYSAVKKKSIHFNQLRKSDGCRIRLKKICPSDGAEVPAENIVKGYEIAPDQYVVVTSNELEAIQPKNARTIAIEDFVDLGQIDPLYYDSCYYLTPDKGAGKAYTLLLAAMIKTGKVAIARVVMRNKEYLTAIRPAGKALALSTMHFADEIIAAGQLEELAIDVPEPDTRELAMAEQLIESLATGFQPDKYHNQYYQQVLEMLEKKAEGQTVTSQPEVKEGGKVIDLMAALEASISAIKNKNDSGGKGAKQNKAAKPIAAPRRKKASAQ, from the coding sequence ATGCCCCGCCCGATGTGGAGTGGCTCAATCAGTTTTGGCCTTGTCAATATTCCTGTTAAGTTATACAGCGCCGTTAAAAAGAAATCCATTCACTTCAATCAACTGCGCAAATCTGATGGCTGCCGTATCCGCCTAAAAAAAATCTGCCCCTCCGACGGGGCGGAAGTTCCCGCTGAAAATATTGTTAAAGGCTATGAAATCGCCCCTGACCAGTATGTAGTGGTGACCAGCAATGAACTGGAAGCCATTCAGCCGAAAAATGCCCGGACGATAGCAATTGAGGATTTTGTCGACCTTGGTCAAATTGACCCCCTGTACTATGACAGCTGTTATTATCTTACGCCGGACAAGGGGGCGGGTAAAGCCTACACCCTGCTGCTGGCCGCTATGATAAAAACAGGTAAAGTGGCAATTGCCCGGGTCGTTATGCGCAACAAAGAATATCTTACTGCCATCCGGCCGGCAGGAAAAGCATTGGCCCTATCGACAATGCATTTTGCCGACGAGATCATTGCGGCCGGGCAATTAGAAGAACTGGCTATAGATGTGCCTGAACCTGATACAAGAGAGCTGGCCATGGCCGAACAACTCATAGAATCATTGGCTACCGGATTTCAACCAGATAAATACCATAACCAATATTATCAGCAAGTCCTGGAAATGCTGGAGAAAAAGGCCGAAGGCCAAACCGTAACCAGTCAGCCGGAGGTTAAGGAAGGCGGTAAAGTAATTGACCTGATGGCTGCGCTCGAGGCCAGCATCTCCGCAATTAAGAATAAAAATGACAGCGGCGGCAAAGGGGCCAAGCAAAATAAGGCCGCCAAGCCCATAGCGGCCCCCAGAAGGAAAAAAGCCAGTGCCCAGTAA
- the ligD gene encoding non-homologous end-joining DNA ligase — MPSNNKTKTMIDIGGHKLKISNLDKVFYPATGFTKGQMLDYYIRIAPVLLPHLNNRPLTVKRYPNGAQGKFFYQKECPVHHPDWVKTIPVWSGSNNRNINFCNAADLPTLVWAANLAALELHTSLSVAPAVHQPSFLVFDLDPGPPATIVDCAQVGLLLKEYFDRHKLQSFPKTSGSKGLQLYIPLNTAVSYEHTKHFARVLAGRFQGKYPGLIVANMKKSLRSGKVFIDWSQNDEHKTTVCVYSLRAKEHPTVSTPITWEEVVTLVDQKKPELLSFAADQVLQRTAKLGDLFAPVLQIKQKLPAIE, encoded by the coding sequence GTGCCCAGTAACAACAAGACCAAAACTATGATCGATATAGGCGGGCACAAATTAAAAATCAGTAATCTTGATAAGGTATTTTACCCGGCCACAGGCTTCACTAAGGGTCAGATGCTGGATTACTATATTCGTATCGCGCCCGTTCTGCTGCCTCATCTTAACAACCGCCCGCTGACAGTTAAGCGTTATCCCAATGGTGCGCAGGGTAAATTCTTTTATCAAAAAGAGTGTCCGGTCCATCACCCGGACTGGGTCAAGACAATTCCGGTATGGAGCGGCAGTAATAACCGCAACATAAACTTTTGTAATGCCGCCGACTTGCCGACCTTAGTATGGGCGGCCAACCTTGCGGCCCTTGAACTCCATACCTCACTGTCTGTGGCCCCGGCGGTTCACCAGCCTTCTTTTCTTGTTTTTGACCTTGACCCGGGCCCGCCGGCAACCATTGTGGACTGTGCCCAGGTGGGCCTGCTCCTGAAAGAGTATTTTGACAGGCACAAACTGCAAAGCTTTCCCAAGACTTCAGGCTCGAAAGGTCTTCAGCTTTACATTCCCCTTAATACGGCGGTAAGTTATGAGCACACGAAACATTTTGCCCGGGTACTTGCCGGCCGCTTCCAGGGAAAATACCCCGGCCTGATTGTTGCCAATATGAAAAAATCCCTGCGCAGCGGTAAAGTATTTATTGATTGGAGCCAAAATGATGAACACAAAACTACCGTTTGTGTCTATTCGCTCCGCGCCAAAGAACACCCCACCGTCTCAACCCCCATAACCTGGGAAGAAGTTGTCACCCTGGTCGATCAGAAAAAGCCTGAGTTATTATCCTTTGCTGCGGACCAGGTACTCCAACGGACGGCTAAATTAGGGGACTTATTCGCCCCGGTTCTACAAATTAAACAAAAGCTGCCGGCGATAGAATAA
- the pckA gene encoding phosphoenolpyruvate carboxykinase (ATP), with the protein MNGNICNNLNSAQLVETAIRRGEGRLTASGALQVTTGKYTGRSPNDKFIVDSAGVHDKIDWKNNKAFSPDKFNQLYHRLLAYMQNRELFVFTGFAGADAGNRISVQFVNEFAWQNLFVRQLFIRPELVQPELTPDYKVICLPGFKADPELDGTASEAFIILNLEQRLVLIGGTHYAGEMKKSIFSVINFILPEKNILSMHCSANLGAKGDTALFFGLSGTGKTTLSADPERRLLGDDEHGWSNEGIFNIEGGCYAKCIGLTYETEPQIWEAIRFGSVLENVVVDPVTGRPDFADDSITENTRVAYPVDYIPDAVIPGVAGHPRTIVFLTADAFGVLPPIARLNADQAMYHFLSGYTSKLAGTERGITEPQATFSACFGAPFLPLPALRYAELLGEKLKSHQTNVFLINTGWSGGPYGVGQRMKLAFTRAMVTAAIEGRLEDVAYQLDPVFNIYVPNSCPGVPVEILTPRATWADKEAYDRQAGKLARLFAENFSRFTADTAPEISAAGPRG; encoded by the coding sequence GTGAACGGAAATATATGCAATAATTTAAATTCGGCCCAATTGGTAGAAACGGCGATAAGGCGCGGGGAAGGGCGATTAACGGCCAGCGGTGCGCTGCAGGTTACCACCGGTAAATATACAGGCCGTTCACCTAATGACAAATTTATTGTTGACTCAGCCGGTGTGCATGACAAGATTGACTGGAAAAATAATAAGGCGTTTTCCCCTGATAAATTTAATCAGTTATATCACCGGCTCTTAGCTTATATGCAAAACCGGGAACTATTTGTCTTTACCGGTTTTGCCGGTGCCGATGCCGGCAACCGTATTAGTGTTCAGTTCGTGAATGAATTCGCCTGGCAGAATCTGTTTGTCCGGCAGTTGTTTATCCGTCCGGAATTGGTCCAACCGGAGCTGACGCCAGATTACAAAGTGATTTGCCTCCCCGGTTTCAAGGCTGATCCTGAGTTGGACGGGACTGCTTCCGAGGCTTTTATTATCCTTAATCTGGAACAGCGGTTAGTGTTAATCGGCGGTACTCATTATGCCGGGGAAATGAAAAAATCAATATTTTCGGTTATAAATTTTATCCTGCCGGAAAAAAATATTTTGTCTATGCACTGCTCGGCCAACCTGGGGGCCAAGGGGGATACAGCCCTGTTTTTCGGGTTGAGCGGTACCGGCAAAACCACTTTGTCAGCCGATCCGGAGCGCCGTTTGCTTGGCGATGATGAGCATGGCTGGAGTAATGAGGGTATTTTTAATATCGAAGGTGGTTGTTACGCCAAGTGTATCGGTCTTACGTATGAGACTGAACCACAGATTTGGGAGGCTATCCGGTTTGGGTCTGTCTTAGAGAATGTAGTGGTTGACCCGGTAACCGGCCGGCCGGATTTTGCTGATGACTCCATCACTGAAAACACAAGAGTTGCTTATCCGGTCGATTATATTCCGGATGCTGTAATACCCGGCGTGGCCGGCCATCCGCGGACAATTGTGTTCCTGACAGCCGACGCCTTTGGCGTTTTACCGCCGATTGCCCGGTTGAATGCTGATCAGGCGATGTATCATTTCTTGTCAGGCTATACCAGCAAGCTGGCCGGTACCGAACGGGGCATCACCGAACCGCAGGCTACATTTTCGGCTTGCTTTGGCGCCCCGTTTTTGCCCTTGCCTGCTTTGCGCTATGCCGAACTCCTGGGCGAAAAACTAAAGTCTCATCAAACGAATGTATTTTTAATTAATACCGGCTGGTCGGGAGGCCCCTATGGTGTTGGCCAGCGTATGAAGCTAGCCTTTACCAGAGCGATGGTAACTGCGGCTATTGAAGGCCGGCTGGAAGACGTGGCTTATCAGCTTGATCCAGTATTTAATATCTATGTTCCCAACAGTTGCCCCGGTGTGCCTGTTGAAATTCTAACGCCCCGTGCTACCTGGGCTGATAAGGAAGCCTATGACCGCCAGGCCGGGAAACTAGCCCGCTTGTTTGCGGAAAATTTTAGCAGGTTTACTGCTGATACCGCACCTGAAATTAGCGCCGCCGGGCCCAGAGGGTAA
- the thrC gene encoding threonine synthase, which translates to MYVSSRGAAAQLTAAQAIAQGIAPDGGLFVPAAIPSIEGLFLDRLVPLTYQQRAAAVLDLFLTDYTNAEVAACVAGAYGSGKFDAAAVAPVIKVKEGTFALELWHGPTSAFKDMALQLLPQLLVCALKKIGEQAKIVILVATSGDTGKAALEGFKDVEQTQVIVFYPEAGVSRIQRLQMITQEGDNLQVIAVKGNFDDAQTGVKQIFNDAAYNAALTEHGCKLSSANSINWGRLVPQIVYYFSAYADLVKAKHIRQGVPVNFVVPTGNFGNILAGYYAKQMGLPINKLICASNSNNVLTEFLTTGLYNRNRQFHKTFSPSMDILISSNLERLLYHLTGGDSAQVKQWMTELNTTGQYKIADDCLAAIHALFPAAWVSDEVTAATISQVHKEHDYPLDPHTAVAWQVAENYRRQSGDTTPVVIVSTASPFKFNETVLAALTGSDSLAGQTEFAALQELAKIINRPVPPALAELESKPVRHTVVCDKQDMPAIVKAQLQLR; encoded by the coding sequence ATGTATGTTAGTTCACGCGGGGCAGCCGCACAATTAACGGCCGCCCAGGCTATTGCTCAGGGGATTGCGCCGGACGGCGGCCTGTTTGTGCCGGCGGCGATACCGTCGATCGAGGGATTGTTTTTGGACAGGCTGGTTCCGCTTACTTATCAGCAGCGGGCAGCCGCCGTATTGGATTTATTCCTGACCGATTATACCAATGCGGAAGTCGCCGCCTGTGTGGCCGGTGCGTATGGCAGCGGTAAGTTTGACGCTGCGGCTGTCGCTCCGGTTATTAAGGTGAAGGAGGGGACCTTTGCGCTGGAATTATGGCACGGGCCAACCAGTGCTTTTAAGGATATGGCCCTGCAGTTACTGCCCCAACTCCTGGTTTGTGCGCTCAAAAAAATCGGTGAACAGGCCAAGATTGTTATTTTGGTTGCGACCTCAGGCGATACCGGCAAAGCGGCGCTCGAAGGGTTTAAAGATGTGGAGCAGACCCAGGTCATTGTATTTTATCCGGAGGCTGGCGTCAGCCGGATTCAACGCTTGCAGATGATTACGCAGGAAGGCGATAATCTCCAGGTAATAGCGGTAAAAGGCAATTTTGACGATGCCCAGACCGGTGTTAAACAGATCTTTAATGATGCTGCTTATAATGCTGCGCTTACCGAGCATGGTTGCAAGCTGTCATCAGCCAATTCTATAAACTGGGGCCGGCTGGTGCCGCAAATTGTCTATTATTTTAGTGCTTATGCCGATTTGGTAAAAGCTAAGCACATCCGGCAGGGTGTACCTGTTAATTTTGTGGTTCCCACCGGTAATTTTGGTAATATTCTGGCCGGGTATTATGCCAAACAGATGGGCTTGCCTATTAACAAGCTAATATGCGCCTCTAATAGTAATAATGTGCTTACAGAATTTCTGACAACAGGCCTTTATAATCGCAACCGACAGTTCCATAAAACCTTTTCGCCCTCTATGGATATTCTTATTTCCAGCAATCTGGAACGGTTGTTATATCATTTAACAGGCGGTGATTCGGCCCAGGTTAAGCAGTGGATGACAGAACTGAATACTACCGGGCAATATAAAATTGCCGATGATTGCCTAGCCGCTATTCACGCCCTGTTTCCGGCCGCCTGGGTAAGCGATGAGGTAACGGCTGCAACCATCAGTCAGGTCCATAAAGAGCATGACTACCCGCTTGACCCCCATACAGCAGTGGCCTGGCAGGTTGCTGAAAACTATCGTCGTCAATCAGGTGACACGACCCCGGTTGTCATTGTTTCGACAGCGAGTCCATTTAAGTTTAACGAAACCGTGCTTGCTGCCTTGACCGGCAGCGACAGTCTTGCCGGTCAAACCGAATTTGCCGCCTTGCAAGAGCTCGCCAAAATCATCAACAGGCCGGTGCCGCCCGCTCTTGCTGAGCTGGAGAGTAAGCCGGTGCGTCATACTGTCGTATGCGATAAACAGGATATGCCTGCAATCGTCAAAGCGCAGCTGCAGCTCAGGTAA
- a CDS encoding B3/B4 domain-containing protein, with protein sequence MEITIHNSISNAVPNGRLGYLTVKNVVVRGTPPGLSQEFAQLQAEVAKAYNLEILPKLPRVLAVRNMYKKLDFDPSRYRPASEALVRRVLQKKDLYFVNSAVDVNNYCSIKYLLPFGLYDLDQISSDIVYRRASEGSYINIAGHEVSTENKPFLTDGSGVFGNPTSDARRTAVTLATRNLLAVVYADESAGTDELQAILDFAGDMFVCYNGGTVTEKNIAHTK encoded by the coding sequence ATGGAGATTACTATTCATAACAGTATCAGCAATGCTGTTCCCAATGGCCGGTTAGGTTATCTAACTGTCAAGAACGTTGTTGTCCGGGGGACACCGCCAGGCTTGAGCCAGGAGTTTGCTCAGCTGCAGGCAGAAGTGGCCAAGGCCTATAATCTGGAGATACTACCGAAGCTTCCCCGGGTGCTGGCAGTCCGCAATATGTATAAAAAACTTGATTTTGATCCGTCACGCTACCGGCCGGCATCGGAAGCCCTGGTGCGGCGGGTGCTGCAAAAGAAAGATCTGTATTTTGTCAATAGTGCGGTGGATGTCAATAATTACTGTTCCATTAAATATTTATTGCCTTTCGGCCTGTATGATTTAGACCAGATAAGCAGTGACATTGTTTATCGGCGGGCCAGTGAGGGCAGTTATATTAATATAGCCGGCCACGAGGTTTCCACTGAAAATAAACCGTTTCTAACCGACGGCAGCGGCGTATTTGGCAACCCAACCTCGGATGCGCGCCGGACAGCCGTCACGCTGGCAACCCGGAATCTCCTGGCCGTTGTCTATGCAGATGAAAGCGCCGGCACTGATGAGCTGCAGGCGATACTTGATTTTGCCGGGGACATGTTTGTTTGTTATAATGGCGGCACGGTCACCGAGAAGAATATTGCTCATACCAAGTAA
- the ybaK gene encoding Cys-tRNA(Pro) deacylase, translated as MKTNAARILDSLKIAYELKEYKVDEDDLSAHNVAEKVGMPPAQVFKTLVASGDKTGIIMACIPGAAELDLKALAAASGNKKVEMVPLKEVQPLTGYVRGGVSPLGPRKRYPVFLDESAGMWPVIAVSAGIRGCQLVVAPAELAQAVNASLCQIARN; from the coding sequence ATGAAGACGAATGCCGCCAGAATACTGGATAGTCTTAAGATTGCCTATGAACTAAAAGAATACAAAGTGGATGAAGACGATTTAAGTGCCCACAATGTGGCTGAAAAGGTCGGGATGCCGCCGGCGCAGGTTTTTAAAACCTTGGTGGCCAGCGGTGATAAGACCGGTATAATTATGGCCTGTATTCCCGGTGCTGCCGAACTTGACCTTAAGGCTTTGGCCGCCGCCAGCGGCAATAAAAAAGTGGAGATGGTGCCGTTAAAAGAGGTGCAGCCGCTGACTGGCTATGTCAGAGGTGGTGTGTCGCCGCTGGGACCCAGGAAACGGTATCCTGTATTCCTGGATGAGAGCGCCGGTATGTGGCCGGTTATTGCCGTCAGTGCCGGTATCCGGGGCTGCCAGCTGGTCGTTGCTCCCGCTGAACTGGCCCAGGCTGTAAATGCTTCCTTATGTCAGATTGCCCGTAACTGA
- a CDS encoding HD-GYP domain-containing protein yields the protein MSVTADEKRKIIEHRTEFLVPGMELAHDICSDDGKVLFAKSSILSQHTIQKLGNWQIPKVFIYSEVSTANPLVNPRLQKFLNTYNQSVLVVQQAFADIRATQEIPLATFTAAAADITATVTEAGNVIDRLYNLPPCDDYTMYHSVNVSAISALIATWLKYPPEQVNAISLAGLLHDVGKSRLKPELLHKPFKLPPAAYEEYKQHVAYGYELVSKVPAISQSITAAVFQHHERRDGSGYPGGITDYHIHPYAKIIAVADFYDECLTLNREDPPARLSPYLSLQKLRDDVYKLDPKVCIIFIDNMSNFLSGNRVALTDGREGRVVFINKDKPSLSMVQLDDGSVLDLSEQQDVSIHYVLR from the coding sequence ATGAGTGTAACCGCCGACGAAAAACGCAAAATTATTGAGCATCGGACTGAGTTTCTTGTGCCGGGAATGGAGTTAGCCCACGACATCTGTTCAGATGACGGCAAGGTACTGTTTGCCAAAAGCAGTATCCTCAGCCAGCATACTATTCAAAAACTGGGTAACTGGCAGATTCCCAAAGTTTTTATTTATAGTGAGGTATCCACAGCTAATCCGCTGGTAAATCCCAGGCTGCAGAAATTCCTTAATACCTATAACCAGTCTGTCCTGGTGGTCCAACAGGCCTTTGCTGATATCAGAGCCACACAGGAAATTCCGCTGGCGACCTTTACGGCCGCCGCTGCTGATATTACGGCCACGGTTACTGAGGCCGGCAATGTAATTGACCGTCTCTATAATCTGCCGCCCTGCGATGATTATACAATGTATCATAGTGTAAATGTCAGCGCCATCTCAGCCCTTATTGCCACCTGGCTCAAATATCCGCCGGAGCAGGTTAACGCCATCTCCCTGGCCGGCTTATTGCACGATGTCGGCAAATCCCGCTTAAAGCCAGAATTGCTGCATAAGCCTTTTAAACTGCCACCGGCAGCTTACGAGGAATACAAGCAACATGTCGCCTATGGCTATGAGCTTGTCAGCAAAGTCCCCGCTATATCCCAAAGCATCACTGCCGCCGTCTTTCAGCATCATGAGCGCCGGGACGGCAGTGGCTATCCCGGTGGAATTACGGATTATCATATTCATCCCTATGCAAAAATTATCGCCGTAGCCGATTTCTATGACGAATGCCTCACCCTTAACCGGGAAGACCCGCCGGCAAGATTAAGCCCTTACCTGAGTTTGCAAAAACTGCGTGATGACGTCTATAAACTTGATCCCAAAGTTTGCATCATCTTCATTGACAATATGTCAAACTTTCTGTCCGGCAACAGGGTAGCGCTCACTGACGGCCGCGAAGGCCGGGTGGTATTTATCAACAAGGACAAACCCTCCCTGTCCATGGTCCAGCTTGATGACGGATCAGTGCTTGATCTCTCGGAACAGCAGGACGTCAGTATTCATTATGTACTGCGTTAG